Genomic segment of Leptospira barantonii:
AGAAGCCGAAACAAAAACAAAAACTTCGGAAGAAGCATTAAACGAATTGGCGATTCGATATTTTCGAAGTAGAGGACCCGCAACGATTTTTGATTTCATCTGGTGGTCCGGCCTGAACGCAAGCGACGCGAAGAAGGCTCTGGATGGCGTTGTTTCCAAGTTGAAAAGCGAAGTTGTAGACGATCAAACCTATTGGATGTCTAAAAATCTCCGCGACTCAACATTTGCAGATTCGGTGAAAGACGATGTTTATCTATTGCCCGGTTTCGATGAATTCTTACTCGGATATACGGACAGAGGAGCGTCGATCGATGTCGCTTATCAAAAACGGATGATTCCCGCTAACGGAGTTTTTAGCGCTACGATCGTGGTTTCCGGAAAGGTCATCGGGACTTGGAAAAGAACATTCAAAAAAGATCATGTGTTGATCGAGATTTTTCCGTTTAGCAAGCCGAACGGTAAGATCAAAGACAAAATTTTGGAAGCCGCCGAACGATATTCTTCTTTTTTAGAACTTCCCTCAAAGATCGTTTTTTAAGCCGATCGAATGTGAGCATTAAAATTTCAAATCGAGGATTTAAAAATATGTTGACTGGTCTATTTATAATGTACTTTTAAGGCCCATGGGCGAAAAAGGGGCTACATCGAAGGAAAAAATGGTTCGAGCCATGGCATTCTCCTTAGAAACGAAAGGTTATAACGGGACCGGTTTAAACGATATCGTGGAATCTTCGGGTTCCCCGAAAGGATCGATTTACTTTCATTTTCCGGGCGGAAAGGAAGATCTCGCCGCGGAAGCAATCACAACTTCGGGAAGAAAAATGGGAGAGATGTTGGGCTCCTTATTGTCGTCTTCCAGATCCGCTTCGAGTGCGATCGTTTCGATCTTTAAGGCATTGGAAAACAAACTCGTCGAAACCGATTACAGCCAAGGTTGTCCCGTTGCGACGACCGCATCCGAAACGGTCTCCAAAGGAAACCCGGTCAACGAAGCTTGCAGAAACATTTTTGAAGAATGGAACCAAGGGCTTGAATTCTTTTTCATCGGCAAGGGCTGGGAAAAAAAAGAAGCGGCCGTGTTATCAACTTCGATCCTTTGTCTTTTGGAAGGTGCAATCCTTCTTTCTCGAACCCATCAAAACCCGGAGCCTTTGAGATCCGCTTCCAAAACCGCAAAAATTTTAGTACAACAAGGAGAAAAAAATCTATGAAATATCTATGGACTTTGTTAGGCGTATTGGTGGTTTTATCGATCGGGTTTGTTTATTTATTAGGATATCCTAAATTAGAAATTAAGAATGAATTGAAGATTACGGAAACAAATTCCGCCAACTTTCGAAACCCGGGAGTTCGTTTTACGATGATTCGAACCGCAAACGCCGGAACTTCCGAAGCCTTCCTGTTCGAAGGTGGAAATCTTTTTAAAAAAAGAATCGTAGCTCATTCCGCATTGCTCGTGGAACATCCGAACGGAAAGTTTCTTTTTGATACGGGACTTGGAACCGATATCCGGGAACAATTCGCGTTAAAGCCGATCCATTTGAAAATTCTAATGGCTTATACGGATCATATTCCCGTCGTCGAGGTTTTACAAAAAGCGGGATACGATCTGAAACAAATCGGAAAAGTTTATCTTTCTCACATGCACTGGGATCACGCGAGCGGTATCAAAGACTTTCCTTGGGCGAAAATCATAACCACAAAGGAAGAAAGAGAAGCCGCGATCAAATCCAATACGAGACACGGTTACATTCAAAGACAGTTCGACGGTGATAAAATTCTGTGGGAAAATATTTCCTTCGACGACGTTCCTTACGAATCCTATTCGAAAAGTTTGGATCTATACGGAGACGGTAGTATAGTATTCGTTCCGATGGAAGGACACGGAGGAGGTTCGGTGGGTTTGTTCGTCAATCTATCTAAGGAAAAAAGATATTTCTTTACGGGAGATATTTCCTGGTCCAAGGAAGGGTTTTTGATTCCCGCGCATAAACCGAGACTCTCCAGAAGAATCGCGGACGCTCATCCCGAAGATCTCGGAAAAGAATTGAATCGCGTTCATAAACTCGTCTCTAAAAAACCGGAGATTCAGTTGATTCCTTCTCACGATTCAATCGCGCAGGAATCCCTCGCGCATTTTCCGAATTGGAACGAATGAAACCCTTTTCACCATAAATTCTTCTTGCATAAGACGCGCCCGAAGTTAGGATCGAGCGCGTTTTTTATTGGAACTCGGAAGGATCGATGTATGAAATATGAATGTCTACTTACGGAGTTGAGGGATAAAATTCTGATCGTAACTCTAGATCGACCGGAAAAATCCAATGCGCTAAACGTTCGAATCCGGGACGAACTGGAAACCGTATTCAACTCCAATGCAAAAAACGATTCCGTAAAGGCGATCGTTCTCCATTCTTCCGGTAAACATTTTTCAAGCGGTTACGATCTCGAAGAGGTCGTACAAACCAAAATGGAATCCTTTCGTCATAGAATATTAGAATATCATTATGCACTTTACAGTTTTCCGAAACCGGTCGTTACGGTTCTGAAAGGTTTCGCGTCCGCGGGC
This window contains:
- a CDS encoding TetR/AcrR family transcriptional regulator → MAFSLETKGYNGTGLNDIVESSGSPKGSIYFHFPGGKEDLAAEAITTSGRKMGEMLGSLLSSSRSASSAIVSIFKALENKLVETDYSQGCPVATTASETVSKGNPVNEACRNIFEEWNQGLEFFFIGKGWEKKEAAVLSTSILCLLEGAILLSRTHQNPEPLRSASKTAKILVQQGEKNL
- a CDS encoding MBL fold metallo-hydrolase, which produces MKYLWTLLGVLVVLSIGFVYLLGYPKLEIKNELKITETNSANFRNPGVRFTMIRTANAGTSEAFLFEGGNLFKKRIVAHSALLVEHPNGKFLFDTGLGTDIREQFALKPIHLKILMAYTDHIPVVEVLQKAGYDLKQIGKVYLSHMHWDHASGIKDFPWAKIITTKEEREAAIKSNTRHGYIQRQFDGDKILWENISFDDVPYESYSKSLDLYGDGSIVFVPMEGHGGGSVGLFVNLSKEKRYFFTGDISWSKEGFLIPAHKPRLSRRIADAHPEDLGKELNRVHKLVSKKPEIQLIPSHDSIAQESLAHFPNWNE